ACATCTCCTGGGCCGACAAGCGGCCATTGGGCGGCACCCTGAGAGTTTGTGGGGGCATGGCCGGTCAAAGCAAGCAGAAGAACGATGACAAGAATCCACCCCATGCCTATCGCGAAAAGCGCCCACATGGCGCTGACGCGGGGTGTGGAAATGACCTGTTCGTTATGTCGAAAGCAAAACAGGCGAATGAGCAGGGCGAGTAGGGCGCCAAGGACAATCAACTCCGCACACTGGACAAGAATGCTTGCAAGAGAATTAGCCTCGATCATCAAACGGCCCCCGGTTAGGCAATGCAGTCTGGCGTGCAATGGCAACTTCGAGACCGCACAAGAAAAGGTTGGCGAATCTGAGTCTCGATGCTCATTTATACTATTTTGCTATAGATTAATCGATCATCTCAAAGGTCACGGACACCATGGCCGTCACGGAAATCTGCCCCGGCGGTGTTGGGCCATCCATACCGGTTGACGTTCCACTTGACCCATCTTCTCTGATCTTGAGGGGGCGTCCTATTGACTGGCCCAGTGTGGCTGCCATCGCATCCGCCTTTTCTCGGGCGGCTTCCAGGGCAATTTTGCGAGCCTCGTCCTTATGCTCGCGAAGTTTGGATGTGCGGAATTCAATATCGTGAACTTTATTGATTCCCGCCCCCAGCGCCGCTGTCATGAGTTCCTCAAAACCCGAAAGGTCTTTAAGAGTGATCGCCACAGTGCGGCGGACCAGATATTCGCGTGAGCCCCGCCTGGGTGTCCGTACATCAGATTGCGGCCTGATATAAAGATGCCCAGTTACGATTTCTTCCTCAGGAATTCCCTTCTCTGCAGTGATTTGAAGAAATGACTCCATGGACTCATCGTTCGCTTTTTTTGCGGCTGCCAAATCTGGGTCCCGGGTATCTATACCGAGAGTAAGCACCGCCTCGTCGGGAACGACCAAAACCTTGGCGTAGCCACTGACAGTGATCACGCGCGGCTCCTGTGCCCATCCATTATTCAGGACAGCGGAACACAGCGCCAAGCAGAGGCTCACTAGTAGAGCTCGCGATACGAGTTTCACTGTGTGTATCCTCCTTTTCGTAGAGGGGTTGTCAGGCAATCTATTTAAACAACAATAGGCTGCATGTGTAAGGGTAATCCACTATCTCGAGACCTCAATCAGGCACCCTACCCCGGAACATCGAATAAGTGAAAAAGGCATAGTAATCAGAGAGATTTAGAATGAACTCCGGCGACTGTGGCCGGCACAAACGCTGATATTCCGCCCAATCCTCCGGTGATACCTCTGGTTGCCTCTCTCCCCAGAGCATCTCAAAGACAGTAACTAGCGCGCCTCGAAGATCGGCGCTCATTGGAGCCTGGACATCGCCAACAAAGGTTTTGCCTTCTGCTTCCTTCAAACCCGCCTCGTTAAACGATCGCAATGCACGCAAGAAGTGCGCCTCGGGCCGCTTCCCCGTGACGAACGGGGCCAGCCCTGAACACGTCGCATTCAGACGAGCCTCAAGTAATGGATACCCCGGGAGCAGGCATTGAGAAGACCATGCCAGAATGATCACCGCGCCACCGGGTTTAACCACTCGCGCCAGCTCTCGCAGCAAAGGCAGAAGGTCGCCGACAGGATACCCTGCGCAATCAACGCTCCATGCCCAATCGAAGGAATCGTTGGGGAAGGAGAGTTTGCTCACATCTCCTTCTTGAAAGAAAATTTGGTTCGAGAAGCCGGACGCCATTACCATCTTCTCTGCGTAACGCAGAAAAGCCGTCGACAAATCAAGGCCGGTTACATGGCCGGTGGGTCCAATCGCCTCCGCCAGCAACAAGGCGGGCAAACCAATTCCACACCCTGCATCCAGGCCATGGCTCCCTTTGCGGAGCCGTAACGCCTTAATCATTGAACGGAGAAGCGGCTCCCTCAACGGATTGGAGTCCAATAGCTGTTTTATATATGTGTCTGTGTCTATCATTTTCTAATTCAATTTATATGAAGTCTGCCCAATGCTCTTTTACCCTGCGAGTCCGCGTAAACACGATTTCTCTTTTGGCCCGTTACTTCCTTTAGAATGCCCGCTTACTCTCCGTAGACCTTTAACGCCGCCCACCCGGCAAATCCCAGATAACCTATGGTAACAACACCAGCCCCTAAGATCACCCAACCAATCCAGGATTTACCGGATTTTTCCGTTGTGTTTGAGATTGCCAGACTGTCAGCCATCGCTGCAAGGCTGTCATTTTGTGCGGGGATCGTTCTATTTGTATGGCTTCTTGCCGGCCAGGAACAGGGGACTCCGGTATTGGCACATACGCTGAAAAGTAGAATGGCGCAGAGGAGCAATGATAGTTGCGGCCGAATAAATTTCATTAGAGGCCTCCCGCTATACCCAAACGGGATATTACAAGCTAGCCAATCCCGCCTCATTCTTAATATGCAACGCTCGACCCTAGCGGGCGACGACGGCATGGCGCCAGGCTATTGGCGCTCCGCTTGAGCGAGGGCTTAGGCCGCAATCCACTTCTCGGCTTCGGCTTGCTCGCTATTCGAGAAGACTTTGACTAAGCACGGCATCATAAATGCGAACATTCGTGTGGCATGAGCGACCCACTTAACATCCGTGACAACTGTGATTCTTTCCCATGCCTTCCAGTGTGCAAGTCCAAGCTTGGCGTCATCCCACATGGCCCCGGAAGTGAATCCCGTGAATTCCGGCGTGAGCTGATAAAGCACTCTAATTCGCTTGTGCCTCAGAAGCGCGGATTCAATCGCTGGGATAAGAACCGTTTCATAGTCCTTCGCATCGATTTCACCTGAGGCGCTGATGCCAACCACGTCATCAGGAAGATTGGCAAGAAGCTTTATCATGACGATTCTCCTGTTTGTGAGAACCCAAACTAAACGCGGTGTGGGCGCATACCTAAATCAGCCATTCTTGAGTTCGTCCTATCAGATTATATGCTTACAACCACTTTCTTACATTAGCTTTATACTGCCTGTATTCCTCTCCGAATTGCTCTTCCATGTGGCGCTCCTCGGGAATCACGAAGGAAACGGAAAACAACCAAAACATTGCCCCGACCAGCACAAGCGGCAGTAGTGTGCCGGCTGCGACTGCAGCTCCGAGAACAATCCCCATGAACCCCAGATACATTGGATGCCGGCTAAACCGGAAAGGACCCTCGGCCACAACTAGACTCGACTTCCGGAATGGCTTGACCTCTGTTCCCAATTTCTTGAACAATGCGTCGGCCCAGACCGTCAGCGCCGCACCGATCAATGCGATAGCGACGCCAACAAGCCGCCACATTCCGAAAATCAACCGAGGCCCTGACAGCAGAAAGTGTAGCAAACCCATCAAAATAAGCCCAATGAACAGATATGTTGGGGGAAGAATTCGACCGCCGCTCACTACTTCCTCCTCTCTCACGGAACCTAGCGTTCTTCTAACCGGCGAGGTGCGCTTGGCGCGGCCCTCGCCCACTCCACTCGTCGCGCCTATATTATCTCTCACAGGGGGAGGCCGTGACAAGGGCCCTCGACGGGTTAATGCGGTCGTTAAACGTTGTGAACAACTAATATAGACTTTTAATCTTACCCCATGATGTGGTTTTTGTTGGCCATGGAGAACAACGATCTCTAGCCATTTCTCTAATTCCCAAATTCTTACAATTCGGGAAAATTTCATTAATAGGAACCCAGCCTGAACCATAACCTAATCCTGGAAAGACCTTTGTTGCCGAGCGCGCGTTGGTCGTATCGCTGGCTTCGTCGGCCGCAACATACCAACCTTCTTGTTGATTAAATGGCCAGTTTCCCCAGTATCCCGCAAAGTGAGCGCCGTCAACGCAACAGTTCATTGAAAGTTGATGTACAGAGATCTCTGGCCATGTCGCAATTGGGCCTGGTTCGATCATTATTCTTGAACAGATTATATTACCCGGAATCGGGTTGGGACCGTCCTCCAAAACCGATTGCCAGAGATATAGATCAAGGGTCTGGTTGTCAAATTGACTCCCATCGCTTGTAAGATACAACTGGATTCCGCAAACGTACGTCGCATCATACCGCTCAGCAAAACAACTATAATCTGGTGGGACGACGCCCTCAAGTCTCCACATATACGCATTTTCAAATTGCCCGTCATCATTTTGGAGCAATGTATCTCTTGGGCAAAATTCATCGTTTGGAGGCGGCAAAATCTGAGTATTTTCATGAAAGCCTATACTAATGATTGGCTCATCGTCGGCCGCCAAAGGCAAAGCAGAGAAGACTAAAGGCATTAGGAACGCTGCAAATATGTACATAATTCGTTTATCGCCATGATGGCTCCGCGGGATCTCATTCAATTTTCTCGGCCGGATATATCAACCTAACCGTCGTGACATAGGGAGGCCTGGGATCTCCTTCGCCAATCATCCATCTAACAGGTTTGCTCTCAACAACAATATCGCCTTTGTATTTCCTACTGATTTCTCTTGCCAACCATAAACCCATTCCCATCCCGCCTGCTGTGTGCTCTTTGGCGTCTGGCGTTCTAAAGCCCCGCTCGAATATCACTCCACTCTCAATATCTTGCTTTGGGATCCCAACGCCCCAATTCTCGATCTGAATTATGGCTTTGGATCTTGCCTGCGATGTCGATAACATGACTTTTGATTCCAAATTGCGTCCAGAATAACTGTATTTTATGGCATTATTCAAAACGTTGGCTATGGCCGTAATAATTTCTGGCCGCGAGGCTATAACGTGAGCGTTGGGGGCAGTATCCGTAAAGTCTATTATAACATTTCGACGCCGCGCATACTTCCCAAATATCTCAATGGTTTCACGCACCATCTCCGAGAGATGAACCAGGGTTTTGAGGCGTTTAGGTTTCGCGTTTTCATCTCTTTCTATGACGATATCATCAAGCGGTGTTGGGGTTTTACTCAGGTCGGCGTGGCCCTGTTCGCCGTCTATAGATCGTATAATTTGATTAACACCGTCTTCCCACCTTGGGAACAGGTCGATCCAATGTAACTCATTGAGTTTTCGGTACTTTGGTTTGCATTCCATTAGCCTGACCGGAATAAGATAAATTTCGTCGCCTGGAGTTTCCTCCAATACCTCAATCGCCTTTTTAATCTCTGCTTGCACAACTCCGCGCTTACCAACAGAGGATTTTGATAACAATGCAATAAAATAGTCGGCCCTGCTTATTTCTCTATGAATAACCTCTCGCCAATTCTCTCCGCCCCGGAGGTCTTTCTTGTCAAACCAAACACTTATCCCATGCACCCGTAAATCTTTTCGCAAACGATCGGCAGCGGAAGAATCTTCTCGTGCGTAGCTCAAAAATACTTTCTTTTTTGGCATTATCTTAATTCCAGTATGTCTAACGTTCTGCTAACCTGCTAGGTGCGCTGGGCGCGGACCTCGCCATCTCAACTCGTCACGCCAATATAATAGCATTTTGCGGGAGGCGTGACAAGGGCCCTCGTCGGGTTACTGTGGTCGTTAGGTACAAGGAATTACATGGACATTTAGTGATCATAAAGACTCTTGAGTCGTCCCCAGGTTATATTGTCTAGACTTGTAAGGCTGTCATTGCAGCTCGAAAAAGTTAAAACGTGGAGACCTCTTAAACCCGGATGGCAAGCTGAGTATCCCTGCGCCATTGTTGCATAAACATGTAACGTATCCGGATCAGGAAACGCCTCAGGATTACCAACAACCCAAAACTCATCGGTGTCAAACTGCCGCCAAATTCGTTGACTTGGGCAGTCCCAGTCCCACATCCCAAGGTAGCCGCAACCTAGAGATTCTGGCTGACACTCAATAATCTCTCTTACAATAAAGCATGACGTGACATCGTCCCATACACACCATGATAGATCACACTCCACTTCCTCGCCAACCACTTGGAATAATTCGCCGTCCACTGGAATGGGCTCAACGCTGCGAAGCAATCGATTGCCCGAATTTGAATTAAAAAGAATACAGCCTTCTCCGACTTCTTGGGCCCGGCCACAATCCTTGAAATATTGCGGAAAGACGATTCCCGGAATGGCACTCGAGCAAAGTATAGTAAGCAGTATTATAAATTTAGTGAATTTCATATGTCCGGCCTTTACCTATGCTGCCTGACTATCCACGATGCTAAAATCGTCATCGATTTCGAATATCGCATTATTTTTGTTTGTACCTATTGTTCTTTTAACCAGCAAGGTGCGCTTGATGCGATCCTTCTCCCCTATCCATTGCAGAAACCCACACCCCAGGCCGCAACCATCTCCATTTTGCCGCTTGTCATTCCCCGCCGGGTTGCATTGTTGGTTTCCGCCTAAATATACCGTACGAGATTACGTAGGCCACGGCGACGCTAACGACTGTCGCACCGAGATCGTATATGTCAAAGGTATATCGAGCTCTGGCGAGGATCCCTGGGCGCGGCAATAGCTGTGCAAATTCGGAAGCCACTGAGAGGACACCCACAATCATCGTGACC
This region of Candidatus Eisenbacteria bacterium genomic DNA includes:
- a CDS encoding SIMPL domain-containing protein, with product MITVSGYAKVLVVPDEAVLTLGIDTRDPDLAAAKKANDESMESFLQITAEKGIPEEEIVTGHLYIRPQSDVRTPRRGSREYLVRRTVAITLKDLSGFEELMTAALGAGINKVHDIEFRTSKLREHKDEARKIALEAAREKADAMAATLGQSIGRPLKIREDGSSGTSTGMDGPTPPGQISVTAMVSVTFEMID
- a CDS encoding class I SAM-dependent methyltransferase, which encodes MIDTDTYIKQLLDSNPLREPLLRSMIKALRLRKGSHGLDAGCGIGLPALLLAEAIGPTGHVTGLDLSTAFLRYAEKMVMASGFSNQIFFQEGDVSKLSFPNDSFDWAWSVDCAGYPVGDLLPLLRELARVVKPGGAVIILAWSSQCLLPGYPLLEARLNATCSGLAPFVTGKRPEAHFLRALRSFNEAGLKEAEGKTFVGDVQAPMSADLRGALVTVFEMLWGERQPEVSPEDWAEYQRLCRPQSPEFILNLSDYYAFFTYSMFRGRVPD
- a CDS encoding STAS/SEC14 domain-containing protein, with protein sequence MIKLLANLPDDVVGISASGEIDAKDYETVLIPAIESALLRHKRIRVLYQLTPEFTGFTSGAMWDDAKLGLAHWKAWERITVVTDVKWVAHATRMFAFMMPCLVKVFSNSEQAEAEKWIAA
- a CDS encoding isoprenylcysteine carboxylmethyltransferase family protein, which translates into the protein MSGGRILPPTYLFIGLILMGLLHFLLSGPRLIFGMWRLVGVAIALIGAALTVWADALFKKLGTEVKPFRKSSLVVAEGPFRFSRHPMYLGFMGIVLGAAVAAGTLLPLVLVGAMFWLFSVSFVIPEERHMEEQFGEEYRQYKANVRKWL
- a CDS encoding TIR domain-containing protein, whose protein sequence is MPKKKVFLSYAREDSSAADRLRKDLRVHGISVWFDKKDLRGGENWREVIHREISRADYFIALLSKSSVGKRGVVQAEIKKAIEVLEETPGDEIYLIPVRLMECKPKYRKLNELHWIDLFPRWEDGVNQIIRSIDGEQGHADLSKTPTPLDDIVIERDENAKPKRLKTLVHLSEMVRETIEIFGKYARRRNVIIDFTDTAPNAHVIASRPEIITAIANVLNNAIKYSYSGRNLESKVMLSTSQARSKAIIQIENWGVGIPKQDIESGVIFERGFRTPDAKEHTAGGMGMGLWLAREISRKYKGDIVVESKPVRWMIGEGDPRPPYVTTVRLIYPAEKIE